The following are encoded together in the Pedobacter sp. D749 genome:
- a CDS encoding MBL fold metallo-hydrolase has product MERRKFIKNSALAVALLSIYKTDVFGQQELLRAYNFKPLRNDVGIFTEQGGTIGWLNSSNGFVVVDAQFPTTAPHVIDELKKLGEKPFKYLINTHHHGDHTAGNISFKGLAEKVVAHQNSLVNQKRGAEKANNLDKQLLPDTTFGTKWSAKVGNENIKAYYYGSGHTNGDAIYHFENANIVHVGDLVFNRKFPYIDRENGAHIGNWITALDKIQNQFDNDTLFIWGHSLDPEKVTGNKADVKAYQNYLQNLLTFVGGEIKAGKSKEDILKTTTIPNAPEWKGEGIERSLTAAYDELKGV; this is encoded by the coding sequence ATGGAAAGAAGAAAATTTATCAAAAATTCTGCACTGGCAGTGGCCTTGCTTTCAATTTATAAAACAGATGTTTTTGGGCAGCAAGAGCTGTTGCGTGCTTATAATTTTAAACCGCTCCGTAACGATGTTGGGATATTTACCGAACAGGGTGGAACTATTGGCTGGTTAAATTCGAGCAATGGTTTTGTAGTGGTAGATGCACAGTTCCCGACTACAGCACCTCATGTAATAGACGAATTAAAAAAACTGGGAGAAAAGCCTTTCAAATATTTGATCAACACGCATCACCATGGCGATCATACCGCTGGGAATATTTCTTTTAAAGGATTGGCTGAAAAAGTAGTCGCACACCAAAATTCATTGGTAAACCAAAAAAGAGGCGCAGAGAAAGCAAATAATTTAGATAAACAGCTTTTGCCTGATACCACTTTCGGTACAAAATGGAGCGCGAAAGTGGGCAACGAAAATATTAAAGCTTATTATTATGGTTCAGGGCATACCAATGGCGATGCTATTTACCATTTCGAAAATGCCAATATCGTGCATGTAGGTGATCTGGTTTTTAACCGTAAATTTCCATATATTGATAGAGAAAATGGCGCACACATTGGCAACTGGATTACTGCTTTAGATAAAATCCAGAACCAGTTTGATAATGATACCTTATTTATCTGGGGACATAGCCTTGATCCGGAAAAAGTAACCGGAAATAAAGCTGATGTTAAAGCTTATCAAAATTATCTTCAAAACCTGTTAACTTTTGTGGGCGGCGAAATTAAAGCAGGTAAAAGCAAAGAAGATATTTTAAAAACGACTACGATCCCAAATGCACCCGAATGGAAAGGAGAAGGCATTGAAAGAAGTTTAACTGCTGCTTATGATGAGCTGAAAGGGGTGTAA
- a CDS encoding cysteine desulfurase family protein gives MKRVYLDNAATTPLDAAVIAEMTNVMENYFGNPSAIHALGREVRTLVEKARKTVSGLLNASPSEIFFTSGGTEADNTAIRCGISAYGIKHAITSKIEHHAVEHTLNTMLKNGEIDKLSFVNIDEKGNIDYNHLEELLQNNERTFVSLMHANNELGTLTDMVKVGDICEKYNAIYHADTVQTMGHYPHNVRELKAHFIVCAAHKLHGPKGVGFLYVNSNIKIPPMIYGGSQERNMRGGTENVYGIVGLAKALEIAYSEMDHHQSYIQGLKDYLKTQLIAEIPGIGFNGETDADKSLYTVLNVSFPEMDMADMLLFNLDINGICASGGSACSSGSNIGSHVLNGINADPNRPSVRFSFSKYTTKEDLDYVIEKVKMVVKQNALV, from the coding sequence ATGAAAAGGGTCTATTTAGATAATGCGGCCACAACGCCTTTAGATGCAGCAGTAATCGCAGAAATGACAAACGTGATGGAAAATTACTTTGGTAACCCATCTGCCATTCATGCACTTGGCCGTGAGGTGAGAACACTCGTGGAGAAAGCCCGTAAAACCGTTTCAGGTCTGTTAAATGCATCTCCGTCTGAGATATTTTTTACTTCCGGAGGCACAGAGGCCGATAATACAGCTATCCGTTGCGGAATTTCAGCTTATGGCATTAAACATGCTATAACTTCAAAAATAGAGCACCATGCTGTTGAGCATACCTTAAATACGATGCTTAAAAATGGCGAGATCGATAAATTAAGTTTCGTTAATATTGATGAAAAAGGGAATATCGATTATAACCATTTAGAAGAACTGCTTCAAAATAACGAGCGTACTTTCGTTTCATTGATGCATGCCAATAACGAATTGGGCACACTAACCGATATGGTTAAAGTTGGCGATATCTGCGAGAAATACAATGCTATTTACCATGCCGATACCGTTCAGACTATGGGCCATTATCCACACAACGTACGCGAGCTTAAAGCACATTTTATTGTGTGTGCTGCACATAAACTTCACGGGCCAAAAGGCGTTGGCTTTTTATACGTAAACAGCAATATTAAAATCCCACCAATGATTTACGGTGGCTCACAGGAACGCAACATGCGTGGCGGTACCGAAAATGTATATGGTATTGTGGGTTTAGCTAAAGCCTTAGAAATTGCTTATTCAGAAATGGATCATCATCAGTCGTACATTCAAGGCCTAAAAGATTATCTAAAAACACAGTTAATTGCTGAAATCCCAGGTATTGGCTTTAATGGCGAAACCGATGCCGATAAAAGTTTATATACGGTATTAAATGTTTCTTTCCCTGAAATGGACATGGCCGATATGTTATTGTTCAATTTGGATATCAATGGTATCTGCGCTTCAGGCGGTAGTGCCTGTTCTTCAGGTTCAAACATTGGCTCACATGTGCTAAATGGTATCAATGCCGATCCAAATCGTCCTTCAGTGCGTTTTTCATTTAGTAAATATACCACTAAAGAGGATTTGGATTACGTAATCGAAAAAGTTAAAATGGTAGTGAAGCAGAATGCTTTAGTATAA